In the genome of Pungitius pungitius chromosome 5, fPunPun2.1, whole genome shotgun sequence, the window tttctttggagtaatttaataaatacattttacagtacATGGTTTACATACACATATTCAACAGTAAGTAATTCATTAACAGCAATTCAAAAACTGAAAATAGATCAAATGACCTGATTTGATATTCGTATTGCATTGAGAAAGCGTAAGCTGACTTGTAAGCTGCAGCGACCCAGTCTTGAGAATATGAAGAAACATTTTGACCTTTAACGGCTACCGGGCAGTTAATGGTCCACATTTTATCATATAACCTCAAAGCTTTCAAACTGCTCTTATTTTAGGCGGTCCACTTATCAGTCCCTTACAGGACTGTGAGGCTGCAGTGCCACCGCGTGGCCCGTGGTGAAGGGCCGCTGTGCCCTGGCCTGCTCAGACTGCGTGGGAGAAATGAGACCCACGAACACATGCTGTGACCAGGCAGTGAATAATGAGACTTTTTTATACAGAGGGAGTCAGCACAGCATGACACAACAACTTCAGACTGACAGCTAGTTGAGAGGATTTGATTTTTAAAGCCGCGctgttcacagaaaaaaaacatgattgatCGATGAGCGGGACAAGACATGAAAAGTTCATTGTattgtattaaaaacattggCGACACAAACAACCGTTTGGAAATATTCCGGAAAGATTGTAAATTAGGATTTACCAGCTATTACtgttttaagtgaaaaaaaaattaaaatgaagtaCAAAAGACTCAATGTTTCGATCAAGGAACTTACAtttcagcattttgtttttctacgTTTGCGATCATGCACACAGCACGATTGCTATAATATGTATCTGCTAATAGCGGAGGTTTGAGGCGGTCTAAATCAGATAATATCCAAGCCATAAGAAGCATGGCTCAGGTAATCGCAACAGTGTTTTCTATTCTCTACTTGGCCGTTTACCGAATGTGTTTTGTATCTGCTTTTGTCTGCATTCATTAGCATAGCTCTTTGCTGCAAGAACCTATTACTTGAAATGCCTCTTAGTCTAAAAAGCAAAGAATggtgaagaaaaggaaatagtGATGACATCGCcttttttgtccaaaatgttgcAGTCCATTCaccaggaaaacaaaataatcttACCAGCGTTCAGGTTAGGAAGACAACACTAATGGCCAAGGAGTTGTTTTTGTGAattgatttaaaacaaagcagcaaaccCTCAAGGGATTACTGGTCCGACTCATAAACCCAGACTCATGAGCAATGAGTCCTCCAGCTTGGCACATGGACCCTCACATTGGTGTAGAACAATAGTTAGCAGCAGTAACTTCGGAAGTATTCATGAAGATGAATGGAGAATGCAGTCACCTCCGCCAAACAAACGTTCACAGCGGCCCCAGAGTAAGTCAGTGGCCAGTATGAGACGTTAGATTTTCGGAGAGTTTTGTAACTGTACACTTGCCGTGTGGTTGTTCTGAAAGTGAGCGCGCTCAGAGCAGAACACTGCAtggatatatatacacactttaAGGAAAGCAATTGGCGATTCCTGACTTTTATTTCAACTGCACCCGTGACATGTTGGTGGAGCAACCAAATATTTGCCATTGTGGTGCAGTGTTGGTGTTTAGTCCAGGGGTACCTCTGACACAACGGGTGACATGGTGGCTGTGGCCTGCTTGGATTCCTTCATCTTGTCAAGGCCGAAGAGGAGGTCCAGCTGGGTGACCGGCCGCAAGCGTCCCTCATCCACCGGTCTGGAGCAAAGGACACAAGGGAtcagatataaaaataaaaaataaaaaaaacatgtctcaGTTTCATACTAAGGAAATAAGACAATATTATAGCAagtttagaatttttttttttttttttaaatggacaatTATACTTTACAAAGACacagcaaaaaatatatatatatttttttagatgtATCACCTTTTCGAAATGTCCTATTAAGTTAAGGTTTTTTCCTCTCTGGACGATTTATCATTACCTTGTATAGTCACAGCACTTAAACATGTTCCATGATCCAAACATGGTGACAAAGATGGCTGCATGTTATTTGATACACTTCCTATTTTTGTTATAAAAGGCATCAATTTTCTTCCGTATTAATACTTCTGCTGCTGGGCCGGGAACACGCTAACAACACAGGCTGACACCTCGGGCTTTGCCCTGAGAGGGCATCAGTAGTTGCTCGGCATCGTCTGACGCTTGGGTTAGACTAATCAGATACTCAGCATTGCACAAAATATAAGATgctttgaaaagaaagaaagaaagaaagaaagaaggaactcCATTGTTGAAGGCAGGTAATGTATACAACCGGCATGACGCACTCCGTTGCCATGATATCTCGTATGCGTTTGAATATGCGAGTCATACTTTTCTTCCTCCTGGCCGTCTTGGAGCTGCTGAGCGATCTGCCTCATTTGCTCCTTGCGGACATAGTCTCGTACTCGGTACATGGCGGCATCGCGGCAAAGCTCCCGGAGGTCACTGCCAGAGTAACCCTCGGTCTTCTCTGCGATCTCTTTCAGATTGATGGCATTGCTCAGCTGGGCAGAAAAAAGCGGGACATCAACGTGAGACAATTATGTAGAATTATGTCAAATGAATCTGTTAGCTGTCACTGGTTTCGTCTGTAGTCATAAGTGATGTGGTGTACTTGAATGTCATTAGACGGTGAGAATACAAGTGTGAAGTGATCTTAACAAATAGCCATTGAAGAAAATAATTTCCGTTATTGACTATTCGGGTCTAGGATGAATGCAATCTTACGTTTTCTCCTGCTAAAATCAGCCCCAGGATATCTTGTCTTTGTCTTGTGGTctgcaaagacagaaagacatTGACTTTCAAAGCATATCAATGTACCACCTTATGCACAAAAAAAGTACCAGAACAATTaatcacaaaataataataaaagttattATCAACTGCCAAGACATGTTATACATAACCAGAGCatgaatttatatatattctgCTAAAGCATAGAAATACTCATCTGCTGATGTTACAAACGAAGCcaatcttttttcatttcatttcatttcaaatgtaacaACCTTTACAAACAATGTAGATCAATTTGCATCACACAGATAactgtataaatatatgtgtgagtgtgtgtgtgtgtatgtttcttACTGGCAGGCCAACATGAAAAGTGGTGGGCATCCTGCGCAAAATGGCCGGATCCACATCCTGTGGCCTATTTGTAGCTCCCATTACCATCACCTGAAATTATAGGTTTAACAACAAGGATACATTACACTGCAGTACTAACTACTAACACAGCACAAGAGCTGTGTGTAATAGATAACATGTCCTGCATGAAAGGTCCGGCACAACTTCTAATGACGGGACAAGAGAAACCCTACCCAGGATAAACCGATAGGACTTATTCTGGTTTATGACAATACAGAGGGGACTTGTGGTTGTGTTACCTGGGTGGTTGAGGACGTATCCAAGCCGTCCCACAGGCTCATGAACTGGGCCTTCATCATGGCCGTGGCCTCGTGGTCCTGGCTGGAACGGTTCCTCAGAAAGGAATCTAACAACAGGCAAAAGCTCGGATGAATCAAATTCTGAACGAAATGTTCAACTCTTTGAATCAAAACCGTCATAATATTTGTATCAGCTCAAATAAGTAGTAGTCAAAGAACTATCTCATCCAAAATCTGTAGTAATAGAGTAATCAAGCGTACCAATCTCATCAATGAAGATGATGCATGGCTGGATTTTTTTTGCCAATGAGAAGACAGCGGCCGTCAGCTTCTGTGATTCGCCGTACCACATGTCTGTCAGCGTGGAGGCCTGAAGGTTAATAAACTTGCATCCAGAGGCTTTAGCCGTTGCCTTGGCGATCATGGTCTTCCCACATCCCGGAGGACcaaacaataaaacacctgcaaggagaaaatataaaaatgacatttcatgtgttcataaaaaaaaatctggctgAGCAAAGAATTACATTTACATGTTATGAGTTTACAGTCTAAAGGCCTCGTTATTACTGGTAAGAGCGGGATGTATCTTAATCAACTTGATCTTCTCGAACACACATACAGACCGACTTGCAGCAGTCAACCAACATATGAACATAGGCTGATGAATCAGAATGAAACATGGATTCCCATGAAAGTTCTTTTTTTGAAGTTGACTCATTCTCAATATTTACATTAAGTTTTGTGCCAAAACTCTATAAAAAGTAAGCGGTTCCTTCAAGAGGTCATCTGCTCTCAGGCTGCCAATTGCACAAATCTTGTCTAATGCGTTTTGGCACGTAGCTCTAGATGCAGGCATAAAGCACTAGATGACTTTCTAACAATATTTAGAAAGAGAAGGCACAAACCAATGTGGTTTCtggtatagttttaaaaaacaaggtGTAAATCGGTTTGCAATTGATGCACTACAACTCAAATTATTACGCTGACAGAACTCAAATACCTACAAAGTTGAAAACAGATTAACTACAAAAAGTTATCAAATAATGCGAGAAGTCCAAGTGTAGTTTTGACTCCATTAgtacatcacacattacaatAGTATGAAGCTCATGTTATCAAGTCATCTAATGTTAGCATGTACCTTTAGGATTATGAATGCAATCTGACAATTTTAGTTCTGATTAAATTACTCCTGTGGTACCTTTGGGAGGCTGAAAGAGTTTAGATCTAGCTAAAATATGTCTTTTCTGAAATGGCAGGATGACTGTGTCCTGCAGCTCATTGACGACCTCATCCAGACCTGCTATATCTCTCCAGGTCACCTGTGGGAAAGTAGAGTAGGTTGAAGGGGCAAATTAAAAAGAGTAAAAATAGTATGGCACCCGATGATCTAAATTGTCATTGGACTTCTGCGGTTACCGTCATAGTCCGGGGATCAACGAGTTGAGATGCAATGTTCATCTCATACTCTGTTAGTTTGACTCCCTCAACACCAATCCTCTTCATTAGTTGTTCTGCCTGTAGGGAGGAGACGCACAACACAGAATGTTACACTGCTACACTGAAAGAAGACAACGTGGAGAATATCTAAAACATCTTTAGACAGCCTGCTTAAGTTATGGGCTTGTGTTCTGTGTACCCTTTTTTTGGCTTGGCTTTTTTGTTTGGAGGTTGGGTCCATAGCGTCTAAGACCCATTTGATGCTGTAGTATGTCGCCGCACCAAAGACGGTCAGCCTCAACACCATGCCCACCACCTCGTTCCTGGACAGCGGCCGCAACAGGGCCTCTCGTGGAAGGTCTTTCAGCAGCATCTCCACTGGCTGGTGTCAGTCCATCGGCTGGATGAAACCGCAGGGAGAAGAATGACAAAAATTGAAACAAGTGGAACGAAATGGACATTACATTTTGAATGGAAATCTAGTCTGGAAGAAGCATAGCTATGCTCCACCGGGTGGTGTGACCTATACTCACTATATAGACACAATTGTATGTTGCTTTGCCATACATTACTCTCATGATATTgtaattaaataaaaccaaagatGATTTTAACTCCACCGATTGCTTCCGGCtgacattcaaaacaaacaaaacaaatgtaaacaaaagttTACATTAGTGTACTGGTTGGGTAAGAGGAAACATTAAGCCCAACCGAAGAGGGGGATAAACAATAGatctttaaacatgttttagaGGTAGGACACCTTACATTGTGTGCAGCACCTTTAGAGAATTAACGTACTCTTTGGCGTAGAATAACAGTCCTCTCATCCTAAAACTTACgctaaattaattaattaatcctcCTGTAATTTTATAACAGTGTCTAACTATAACTACTATGCTGACTGAGAAGGACACCTACCTATCAATAAAGTGTCGCTTCATACAGGCATAACGCATCCATGGTTTACGAACAAGAACGAAAAAATATGAacaacgttaacgttacgtcaAATAGAGTCTcgtagcatgctaacgttaggGCTAATGCTAACGGAAGAGAAGATGTAAGGCAGCAGGCATAAACGCGCCGCCCCAGCAATGTAAAATGTTGATACACCGAAGGGCTGAATAAAACACCAAATCTGAAGGGTGTCAAGCAAAaggtaatataataaaaaagtgacaCTTACTAGAGACGAGGAGAATCAGCAAAGTGCTGGATGTTCAACGCTGGCAATGAAGGTGCACCATGTTTTGCGCCTCG includes:
- the atad1a gene encoding outer mitochondrial transmembrane helix translocase — protein: MLLKDLPREALLRPLSRNEVVGMVLRLTVFGAATYYSIKWVLDAMDPTSKQKSQAKKRAEQLMKRIGVEGVKLTEYEMNIASQLVDPRTMTVTWRDIAGLDEVVNELQDTVILPFQKRHILARSKLFQPPKGVLLFGPPGCGKTMIAKATAKASGCKFINLQASTLTDMWYGESQKLTAAVFSLAKKIQPCIIFIDEIDSFLRNRSSQDHEATAMMKAQFMSLWDGLDTSSTTQVMVMGATNRPQDVDPAILRRMPTTFHVGLPTTRQRQDILGLILAGENLSNAINLKEIAEKTEGYSGSDLRELCRDAAMYRVRDYVRKEQMRQIAQQLQDGQEEEKPVDEGRLRPVTQLDLLFGLDKMKESKQATATMSPVVSEVPLD